From the genome of Sphingobacterium sp. UGAL515B_05:
AAATCCGCCTGTCATATTGCCAAGGGGGGCAAACTGAAAGAAATCGGAACTCCAATGCAACAGCTCATTGAAAAAGTAACTTTGCAGCCTATCTTCGACAAAGATATGATCCGAGGCAACGTTATTTATGTGGATGCTTTCGGCAACGCCATTACCAATATCTCAAAAGATCTATTCAATAAAGTTCAAAAAGGAAGGCACTTTGTCCTCTATTTCAAACGTAATGAAACCATTACCAATCTTTCCTGGCACTACAACGAAGTGGGAGAAGGAGAGAAACTTTGTTTATTTGGTATTTCCAACTACCTTGAAATCGCCATCAACAAAGGAAATGCAAGTCAGCTACTCGGGCTTCATGACGACGACTCCAATGTAATTCGTATCGAATTTAAAGATTAATTTCATAAATTCATCTTTGGTTCATTCGCTTCTTTTTTTCCCCTTGGTCAAACTGACCACAGCGCTAAAATTGTAGGCGTACCATCATGGCAAAATAAAATTTTACCATGAACGTTAGTTTAAACTAAACATTTGATAAATAGATCGTCCAAATACATGATGAAATTCTTAAGCTTCCTACTTCCAATCACCGTTCTTTTTTGCTTCTTTGGACAGGCCAAGGCGCAAAACAACCCAGACTCCAGCTCTTTTGAGGTACAACGAAGCCGTGTAAATGACCTACTCGATGCCCGTCAACAGAAATTCGGGGCTTATGACACGAGCCTCACACAAAAAACAGGACTTTTTGGTCTTTTCAAATCAAAGGGTGACATGCAAAAGAGCATCGATATCCTTAAAGATATCGTCATCACCGATAACAACATTTTCCTGGAAACCCAAAAACTATTGAAAATCAAAGATTTTGAAAAAGACAAGTTTCAACAGTTGGCAACCGATTACGACAAACAGGTCTCAGCCTATATAGGCACCATAAGCAAACTTCAAAAAGAAAACGAAAAGCTACGGGCACAGATTGACAAAACATCCGGCAACGGAGGTATAGGCAATATACTGCTCTATATCGCTTTACTTATTATCGCCGTATTAGGATATTTATGCTATAGATTTAAAGCGCAACAAACAGCTTCGAAACAACAAAATTTAAAATAAAGCGCCACAGCAATAAGCATCTGCATAACGGCATTCCGCTTAAAACTGCTGTTTAAAATAGAGAATGTACGATTCTGTTTAAAAAATTGACTAAAGTATGATAGCAAAATATTTTTAATCTCTTTACATTTGTCCTCGCAACAAAATTTGAAGTAGCGGATATGGCAAGAGGATTCAACAGCGGTAATAAACAAGAAGAAGATCTACCAAAACCAAAATTGAATAAAGAGCTCCTTTTGAGAGCGGCAAAAATAATGACCTATTTAAAACCCTATCGGTTTAAATTTGGGATCGGCATGTTTTTCTTGGTTTTATCAAGCTTGGCCATGCTGGCGTTTCCGGCCTTGCTCGGCGCTATGATTGACGCCGCCCAAGGCAAACAAACCTATCCATG
Proteins encoded in this window:
- a CDS encoding S-adenosyl-l-methionine hydroxide adenosyltransferase family protein, which gives rise to MAVITLTTDLGHKDFYQAALKGSLLSQLSDANIVDITHEIPAFNIPRAAFVLGNAYHYFPKGTVHIIGINTLFHEESKYIGMKYNDHYFVGADNGIFSLLLNGNEPQELYELNLMQDLRYLHFPLADILSKSACHIAKGGKLKEIGTPMQQLIEKVTLQPIFDKDMIRGNVIYVDAFGNAITNISKDLFNKVQKGRHFVLYFKRNETITNLSWHYNEVGEGEKLCLFGISNYLEIAINKGNASQLLGLHDDDSNVIRIEFKD